ATGCAGGGTCATCGCATGAAGGATCTAAAACGGAGGGGCGCTCGCATCCGTAACCCGGTGACGAGACAGCACCACGATGTACGGGGCCAATCGGGGCAGGCTCAAGTCACCATAGGCGACTTTACGCTCAAATGGATCACTTTTTCCCGAGGACAGTCTCAAATGTGCAGCCGTCGGCTTGGACTGACTACGTTGGGGAGGGAGCATTTAGAAAGCGAGCGAAGCGGCTTCGTCTGCGAATGTCGCAAGCGCGCTAATTGCATTAATTGGGTACGTGCCAATACCAGGAGGACCGATACACGGTTTTTCCCTTCCAGATCCGCGATTCCCACATGTTTACGCCATTTGTTTCTTTAGCCGACAGATGCAATTTTTCGTAAACCGCTGAGCTGATGAAGGTAGAGTATGGCTGCTCACTGATACTACTGAGCTTCGCAGCCCAATTCGCCGCCGGGCCTACCCACACCAAATCGTTTGAGCCTCGAATCCCAGTGCGGGCAACCAGCAATTTGCTGGTATCGATCCCGACCACCTGTTGCAGCTTGAAGTCGGAATTGTATTGCTTTTTGATTCCCGGATTGATGATCTCCAAGACCGCGTATTTTATCTTAAGTCCGCAGCGAACAGCCGATGTGTTTTTAGAATTGCCGATGAATACCGCCATCACGCGGTCGCCATCATACGCCGTGATGACTCCATCCTCCGATCGGATGATCCGCGCTGCGCACAGCAAGTATGATTTGTATACTTCTGCGGCGAACTGAGCAGTTTTCGCGTCTACCATGTTCGTGGACCCATCGATATCAGCGTAGAGCACCGTTGCGTCGAGCGTGACGCCGTCGTTGCCGAGCTTGATGTCGGGTGTGTCAGGGACGACCTGACCGTCCCTGGTGGACCATGTAGTACGGAATATCGTACCCACCTCACTCTTAAGATCGTCGGCAAGGCCCATATTTTCTCCCTGAGAT
The DNA window shown above is from Acidobacterium capsulatum ATCC 51196 and carries:
- a CDS encoding adenylate/guanylate cyclase domain-containing protein, encoding MGLADDLKSEVGTIFRTTWSTRDGQVVPDTPDIKLGNDGVTLDATVLYADIDGSTNMVDAKTAQFAAEVYKSYLLCAARIIRSEDGVITAYDGDRVMAVFIGNSKNTSAVRCGLKIKYAVLEIINPGIKKQYNSDFKLQQVVGIDTSKLLVARTGIRGSNDLVWVGPAANWAAKLSSISEQPYSTFISSAVYEKLHLSAKETNGVNMWESRIWKGKTVYRSSWYWHVPN